The Phocoena sinus isolate mPhoSin1 chromosome 12, mPhoSin1.pri, whole genome shotgun sequence genome includes a window with the following:
- the LOC116763691 gene encoding lymphocyte antigen 6E-like: MKVFLPVLLAALLGVERAHSLVCFSCVNKNSNWYCLKPTVCYDTDNYWVSISASAVIGNVVDFGYTLNKGYSPFCPIPSVNLRVASVDTCCCQSFLCNISAADHGLRASAAVLGLGLLLSLLSALLRFGP; the protein is encoded by the coding sequence ATGAAGGTCTTCCTGCCGGTGCTGCTGGCTGCCCTCCTGGGTGTGGAGCGAGCCCACTCCCTGGTGTGCTTCTCTTGCGTGAATAAGAACAGCAACTGGTACTGCCTGAAGCCCACTGTCTGCTACGATACAGACAACTACTGGGTGAGCATCTCTGCATCCGCTGTTATCGGGAACGTGGTGGACTTTGGCTACACCCTGAACAAGGGCTACTCCCCATTCTGCCCCATCCCGAGCGTCAATCTCCGTGTGGCGTCCGTGGACACCTGCTGCTGCCAGAGCTTCCTGTGCAACATCAGTGCGGCCGACCACGGGCTGCGGGCCAGCGCCGCTGTACTGGGCCTCGGGCTCCTGCTCAGCCTGCTGTCGGCTCTGCTACGATTTGGCCCCTGA